One Pseudodesulfovibrio cashew DNA window includes the following coding sequences:
- a CDS encoding double-cubane-cluster-containing anaerobic reductase — translation MTDSAHREMWEKLNLDLEAHDGLLAVLGQFYGDIYLSQDNRLKGAEYLDFVLSEVHGLRIKEIQDARDAGRKVIGSFCVFVPEEITLAADAVHVGLCAGAEAGTDLAEQMVPRNTCALIKSFIGFKLARLCPFIESSDMIVGETTCDGKKKAYEAFNEIAPTYVMEVPQTKTQAARELWKSEVLRYLAEVEKLTGKTITAEKLKEGIRIANGKRRALQRLTALRAADPAPISGRDALLINQISFYDDPVRFTAKINELCDELESRIADGKGVAPAGTPRLMLSGCPMAVPNWKLPYVVEGAGAVIVGEESCIGTRNSRDLVDESGETLEEMIDAITDRYMKIDCACFTPNDERLDNVTALAKDVKADGVIHYSLLFCQPYSHEALKVDKALQAEGVPMLSIETDYSMEDVEQLKTRVEAFVETLA, via the coding sequence ATGACGGACTCGGCACACCGCGAGATGTGGGAAAAGCTCAACCTGGACCTGGAAGCTCACGATGGGCTCCTGGCAGTCCTGGGCCAATTTTACGGAGACATCTACCTGTCCCAGGACAATCGGCTGAAGGGAGCGGAGTATCTCGACTTCGTCCTGTCCGAGGTGCACGGCCTCCGGATCAAGGAAATACAGGATGCCAGGGACGCGGGACGCAAGGTCATCGGCTCCTTCTGCGTCTTCGTGCCTGAAGAGATCACCCTTGCCGCCGACGCTGTCCATGTAGGCCTGTGTGCCGGGGCCGAGGCCGGGACCGATCTGGCGGAACAGATGGTGCCGCGCAACACCTGCGCCCTGATCAAATCTTTCATCGGCTTCAAGCTTGCCAGGCTCTGTCCCTTCATCGAGTCCAGCGACATGATCGTGGGCGAGACAACCTGCGACGGCAAGAAGAAGGCCTACGAAGCCTTCAACGAGATCGCACCTACCTATGTAATGGAAGTGCCCCAGACCAAGACTCAGGCCGCACGGGAACTCTGGAAATCCGAAGTGCTCCGCTATCTCGCCGAAGTGGAAAAGCTCACCGGCAAGACCATCACGGCCGAGAAACTGAAAGAGGGCATCCGCATCGCCAACGGCAAGCGCCGAGCCCTGCAACGGCTCACCGCCCTCCGCGCCGCAGACCCCGCGCCTATTTCGGGCAGGGACGCCCTGCTCATCAACCAGATCAGCTTCTATGACGATCCGGTGCGCTTCACCGCCAAGATCAACGAGCTGTGCGACGAACTGGAGAGCCGCATCGCGGACGGTAAGGGCGTGGCCCCTGCCGGCACTCCCCGCCTGATGCTCTCCGGCTGTCCTATGGCCGTGCCCAACTGGAAGCTGCCCTACGTGGTCGAAGGTGCCGGCGCGGTCATCGTGGGCGAGGAGTCCTGCATCGGCACCCGCAACAGCCGCGACCTGGTGGATGAATCCGGGGAGACCCTGGAGGAGATGATCGACGCCATCACGGACCGCTACATGAAGATCGACTGCGCCTGCTTCACGCCCAACGACGAGCGGTTGGACAACGTCACCGCCCTGGCCAAGGACGTGAAGGCGGACGGCGTCATCCACTACAGCCTGCTCTTCTGCCAGCCCTACTCCCACGAGGCTCTCAAGGTGGACAAGGCCCTCCAGGCCGAGGGCGTGCCCATGCTCTCCATCGAGACGGACTATTCCATGGAGGACGTGGAGCAGCTCAAGACCCGCGTTGAGGCATTCGTGGAGACCCTTGCATGA
- a CDS encoding acyl-CoA dehydratase activase, whose protein sequence is MIIGLDIGSRSIEMICMEDGETVRAERVPTTFDPLAQCAKLLNGLRPSRLVGTGYGRNLVQRMELGCELHAITEIKAHALGAASLFPETATILDIGGQDTKAISLSNGKVMKFEMNDRCAAGTGKFLEYTAGVFQIPIEEFGAYALKGSNPPEISSVCTVFAETEATSLMARGEKPESIALGLHKAIIRRTTNMLGRVGLRLPLVFTGGVAHNPCIRRLLAEATGAEEGTGLLIPEEPDMAGALGAALHGMAS, encoded by the coding sequence ATGATCATAGGGCTCGACATCGGCTCCCGCTCCATAGAGATGATATGCATGGAGGACGGGGAAACCGTTCGGGCCGAGCGCGTGCCCACCACGTTTGATCCGTTGGCGCAGTGCGCAAAATTACTGAACGGGTTGCGGCCGTCACGCCTGGTCGGGACGGGATACGGCCGCAACCTTGTTCAGCGTATGGAGCTCGGCTGCGAGCTCCACGCCATAACGGAGATCAAGGCACACGCCCTGGGCGCGGCCAGCCTTTTTCCCGAGACGGCCACCATCCTCGACATTGGCGGCCAGGATACCAAGGCCATCTCCCTGTCGAACGGCAAGGTGATGAAATTCGAAATGAACGACCGTTGCGCAGCCGGTACCGGCAAATTCCTGGAATACACGGCCGGGGTCTTTCAAATCCCCATTGAGGAATTCGGCGCGTACGCCCTCAAGGGGAGCAATCCGCCCGAGATCAGCTCCGTATGCACGGTTTTCGCCGAGACCGAAGCGACCTCGCTCATGGCGCGGGGCGAAAAGCCCGAGAGCATCGCCCTGGGGCTGCACAAGGCGATCATCAGACGCACGACCAACATGCTCGGCAGGGTCGGATTGCGACTTCCCCTGGTCTTCACCGGGGGTGTGGCGCACAATCCGTGCATCCGCCGTCTCCTGGCCGAAGCCACCGGAGCCGAAGAGGGCACAGGACTGCTCATCCCGGAAGAGCCCGACATGGCCGGAGCCCTGGGAGCCGCGCTCCACGGCATGGCTTCCTGA
- a CDS encoding ATP-binding protein: MLFGYEAPPNAFHDESGEYVGLLVDYHSELESVLGVTFVHRDLPTWQEVMKYAQIGRNFLIVGIASTADRARSLSFTNSFIKIPYVIVTRQSSSIRTMEDLYGYRVCTVAGYAVNDYLAQHYPAIVPSGVVDNLEGLRGVSTGLYDAMIINQMYGSYLIHSQGLTNLKIAGDSGYVNRLSVATSKHDQMLFSILDKAVDRIPIEKRQELFERWVGGSPPVVPVEVYYWFMGLVGVGAILLAAAWCWTMSLRSALSKQTHQLRQSEEQYRAFFEDNQVVMLVVDPETGSLLDVNKAAEGFYGYDRKTLLTTTVYELNKVTDSTVRKRLNGVSADNLRSFQSRHRLADGRLRDVEVYTGPFMLHGKKRIISVVLDITERLLGEAELASAKETAIASNRAKSRFLANMSHEIRTPLNGVLGMLQLLFTTKLDTEQRDYAGNAIASSKRLNRLISDILDISRVEAGTLRLHVGPMQLSRTLRQIRDMFRSVISQSGVEMVYDVDPAIPQMLYGDEVRVQQVLGNLVGNALKFTEKGSVTVEASLLPVREENKCKVLFLVQDTGIGIPEEKVETLFQPFMQVEEGYRRDQQGAGLGLAITRRLVDIMGGGLAVDSTMGRGTAIYFYLMFDLVPPEGGTLDEFSQVEILPEDALEGLRILLAEDERINRLATSRLLEKAGAKVHSVENGEAVLEALRGDRFDLVLMDVQMPVMDGIDSTAAIRKGEAGDDNRLIPVIALTAHAMAGDREKFLAAGMDGYLSKPVDAGDLRRELGAIKANGGSGD, encoded by the coding sequence GTGCTTTTCGGATACGAAGCGCCGCCCAACGCCTTCCACGACGAATCGGGCGAATATGTGGGGTTGCTCGTCGACTACCACAGTGAACTGGAGTCCGTTCTCGGCGTCACGTTTGTCCATAGGGACTTGCCCACTTGGCAGGAAGTAATGAAGTATGCCCAAATTGGCAGGAACTTCCTGATCGTGGGCATCGCGAGCACGGCCGACAGGGCCAGATCCCTTTCCTTCACCAACTCTTTCATCAAGATTCCCTACGTAATCGTCACTCGGCAATCCTCGTCAATCCGGACCATGGAGGACCTGTATGGATACCGGGTCTGCACGGTGGCCGGATACGCCGTCAACGACTATCTTGCCCAACACTACCCGGCCATAGTTCCATCGGGCGTGGTTGATAATCTGGAAGGGCTGCGGGGCGTGTCCACCGGGTTGTATGACGCCATGATCATCAATCAGATGTATGGCTCCTACCTGATCCACTCCCAGGGGCTGACCAACCTGAAGATCGCCGGCGACAGCGGTTACGTGAACCGGTTGTCCGTGGCCACCTCCAAGCATGACCAGATGCTCTTCTCCATCCTGGACAAGGCCGTTGATCGCATCCCGATAGAAAAAAGGCAGGAGTTGTTCGAAAGATGGGTGGGCGGCAGCCCGCCTGTTGTCCCGGTGGAAGTCTATTACTGGTTCATGGGGCTTGTTGGCGTGGGCGCCATCCTCCTGGCAGCTGCCTGGTGCTGGACCATGTCCCTGCGCAGCGCCCTGAGCAAACAAACGCATCAATTGCGCCAGAGCGAGGAACAATACCGCGCCTTTTTCGAGGACAATCAGGTAGTCATGCTTGTGGTCGATCCCGAGACAGGCTCATTGCTGGACGTAAACAAGGCCGCTGAGGGCTTTTATGGGTACGACCGGAAAACGTTGCTGACGACCACGGTTTACGAACTCAATAAGGTGACCGACTCGACCGTCAGAAAGAGGTTGAATGGTGTTTCTGCGGACAACCTCAGGAGTTTTCAGTCCAGGCACAGGCTGGCTGACGGCAGGTTGCGCGACGTCGAGGTCTATACAGGACCCTTCATGCTGCACGGCAAGAAGCGGATCATCTCCGTTGTTCTCGACATCACGGAGCGGTTGCTGGGAGAGGCTGAACTGGCCAGCGCCAAGGAGACGGCCATCGCCTCCAATCGTGCCAAGTCCCGGTTCCTCGCCAACATGAGTCACGAGATCCGAACGCCGCTCAACGGCGTGCTCGGCATGCTCCAACTGCTCTTTACCACCAAGCTGGATACGGAACAGCGGGACTATGCAGGGAACGCCATCGCCTCGTCCAAGCGGTTGAACCGGCTTATCTCGGACATTCTGGATATCTCCCGCGTTGAAGCCGGAACCCTGCGCCTTCACGTCGGTCCCATGCAGCTTTCCAGAACCCTTCGTCAGATCAGGGACATGTTCCGATCCGTCATCAGCCAGTCCGGGGTGGAGATGGTCTACGACGTGGATCCGGCCATTCCTCAGATGCTCTACGGCGACGAGGTTCGCGTTCAGCAGGTCCTGGGCAACCTGGTTGGAAACGCATTGAAATTTACCGAGAAGGGCAGTGTGACTGTGGAAGCGTCCCTGCTGCCCGTCAGGGAAGAGAACAAATGCAAGGTCCTGTTTTTGGTGCAGGATACCGGGATCGGCATTCCGGAGGAAAAGGTCGAAACACTGTTCCAGCCCTTCATGCAGGTGGAAGAGGGTTACCGCCGCGACCAGCAGGGTGCGGGACTGGGGCTGGCAATTACCCGCCGTCTCGTGGACATCATGGGCGGCGGCCTTGCCGTGGACAGCACCATGGGTAGGGGCACCGCCATCTATTTCTATCTTATGTTCGACCTTGTCCCTCCCGAGGGCGGAACACTGGACGAGTTCTCGCAGGTGGAGATTCTGCCTGAGGACGCCCTGGAAGGGCTGCGAATTCTCCTGGCCGAGGACGAGCGGATCAACAGGTTGGCCACGTCCAGGTTGCTGGAAAAGGCCGGCGCCAAGGTCCATTCGGTGGAAAATGGCGAGGCGGTCCTCGAGGCCCTGCGTGGCGACCGGTTCGACCTGGTGCTCATGGACGTCCAGATGCCGGTCATGGACGGCATCGACTCCACGGCCGCCATCCGAAAGGGGGAGGCCGGGGATGACAACCGTCTCATTCCCGTCATCGCCCTGACCGCCCACGCCATGGCCGGGGACAGGGAGAAGTTCCTTGCCGCCGGCATGGATGGTTATCTGAGCAAGCCCGTTGACGCGGGGGATCTCCGCAGGGAACTGGGAGCCATCAAGGCAAATGGCGGCTCCGGCGATTAA